A window of Microcystis aeruginosa FD4 contains these coding sequences:
- the dnaB gene encoding replicative DNA helicase has protein sequence MISDQSLPPQNIEAEESILGGILLDPKALGRISDFLIPEAFYVKTHQDIYRAALALQGKGKPTDLMTVSSWLQDNYLLEEIGGMPRLLQLIERTVSAANIDRYAELVMDKYMRRQLISTGGEIIELARDTTLELENVFDESEQKIFRLTQKRPQEGLIFLGDTLIETFNEIEKMQETTTLPGIETQFYDLDAMTSGLQPSDLVIIAGRPSMGKTSFALNIAYNIAQQNLPVAVFSLEMSKEQLAQRLLSNEAKIESNRIRSGRLGQNDLEKVLGGLEKLLNLPIYIDDSANLSVIQMRSQVRRLQAEKKGQMGLVLIDYLQLMEGGGDNRVQELSKITRSLKGLAREIHAPVIALSQLSRAVESRNNKRPMMSDLRESGCLAGDSLVELADPRAKVPICELVNCSNFTVFALNEETIKLEKALVTKVFSTGFKPVFRLTTRLGRTIRATANHKFLTVHGWQRLDELNIGNYIALPRSLSNSDLRFNWDEVMAIQADGETEVYDLTVDKLHNFIANNIIVHNSIEQDADLVMMLYRDEYYNPDSPDRGVAEVIITKHRNGPTGTIKLLFQPEFTKFLNLKQSRSNY, from the coding sequence ATGATTAGCGATCAATCCCTCCCCCCCCAAAATATTGAAGCGGAAGAATCTATCTTAGGTGGTATTTTACTAGATCCAAAAGCGTTAGGTAGAATCAGTGATTTTTTAATTCCAGAAGCTTTCTATGTGAAAACCCATCAAGATATTTATCGTGCGGCGCTTGCTTTACAAGGGAAGGGAAAACCGACGGATTTAATGACGGTTAGCAGTTGGTTACAGGATAATTATCTGCTGGAAGAAATCGGGGGAATGCCGCGATTGTTACAATTAATTGAGCGCACTGTCTCGGCCGCTAACATCGATCGCTATGCTGAATTAGTGATGGATAAATATATGCGTCGTCAGTTAATTTCCACCGGGGGAGAAATTATCGAGTTAGCCAGGGATACGACGCTAGAATTAGAAAATGTTTTCGATGAATCGGAACAAAAGATTTTTCGTCTCACCCAAAAACGACCCCAGGAGGGTTTAATTTTTCTGGGGGATACTTTAATCGAAACTTTTAACGAAATTGAGAAGATGCAGGAGACGACCACTCTACCCGGTATCGAAACTCAATTTTATGATCTCGATGCGATGACCAGTGGTTTACAACCCTCGGATTTAGTTATTATCGCGGGTAGGCCTTCCATGGGAAAAACTTCTTTTGCTCTTAATATTGCCTATAATATCGCTCAACAGAATTTACCTGTGGCTGTCTTTAGTTTGGAGATGTCCAAGGAACAATTGGCCCAACGCTTGTTATCAAATGAGGCTAAAATCGAAAGTAATCGGATTCGCTCTGGTCGTTTGGGACAAAATGATCTAGAAAAGGTTCTTGGGGGACTAGAAAAGTTATTAAATTTACCCATATATATCGATGATAGTGCCAATTTAAGTGTAATTCAAATGCGTTCCCAAGTGCGACGTTTACAGGCAGAAAAAAAGGGACAAATGGGATTAGTTTTAATCGATTATCTGCAATTAATGGAAGGGGGAGGTGATAATCGCGTTCAGGAACTTTCCAAGATTACCCGCAGTCTTAAGGGTTTAGCTAGAGAAATTCATGCTCCTGTAATTGCTCTTTCTCAGTTAAGTCGCGCTGTGGAATCTCGTAATAATAAAAGACCGATGATGTCCGATTTACGCGAGTCGGGATGTTTAGCGGGTGATAGTTTAGTTGAGTTAGCCGATCCTCGTGCTAAAGTGCCAATTTGTGAGTTAGTTAATTGCTCTAATTTTACGGTTTTTGCTCTTAATGAGGAAACAATAAAATTAGAAAAAGCACTGGTAACTAAGGTCTTTTCCACAGGATTTAAGCCAGTTTTTCGATTAACAACTCGTTTAGGTCGCACGATTAGAGCTACAGCCAATCATAAATTTTTGACTGTCCACGGTTGGCAAAGATTAGATGAATTAAATATTGGTAATTATATCGCTTTACCTCGCTCTCTGAGTAATTCAGACCTAAGGTTTAATTGGGATGAAGTTATGGCAATTCAAGCGGATGGAGAGACAGAAGTGTATGATTTAACAGTAGATAAATTACATAACTTTATTGCCAATAATATCATCGTCCATAATAGTATCGAACAGGATGCGGATTTAGTTATGATGTTATACCGAGATGAATATTATAACCCCGATAGTCCCGATCGAGGTGTGGCTGAAGTAATTATTACTAAACACCGTAACGGTCCCACCGGCACAATTAAGCTACTTTTTCAACCAGAATTTACCAAGTTTCTTAATCTTAAACAAAGTCGCTCTAATTATTAA
- the cobM gene encoding precorrin-4 C(11)-methyltransferase, whose product MTLTDLSPLPPAVYFIGAGPGDPELLTVKADKILQKADVILFADSLVPKQMLEDTRKDAELIPTSSITLEEIIPLMIDRVRRGLAVVRLQSGDLSLYSAIQEQIHLLTAADIPFQLIPGISAFQGLAAKLALELTIPELVQTIILTRVEGKASPMPASEDLASLAAHKASLCLYLAARHVDKAQEKLLQYYQPEQQVAVCFRLGWPDEKIWVVPLSEMAKLTHRENLTRTTLYLISPALNQITGTRSQLYHPQHSHLFRPHP is encoded by the coding sequence ATGACTTTAACTGACCTCTCTCCCCTCCCCCCGGCCGTCTATTTTATTGGTGCTGGCCCTGGAGATCCGGAATTATTGACGGTAAAAGCCGATAAAATTCTCCAAAAAGCCGATGTTATCCTCTTTGCTGATTCCCTCGTTCCCAAACAGATGCTTGAGGACACTCGTAAAGATGCCGAGTTAATTCCCACCAGTAGCATCACCCTAGAGGAAATTATCCCTTTAATGATCGATCGCGTGCGTCGGGGTTTAGCGGTGGTGCGACTGCAATCGGGGGATTTAAGTCTCTATAGTGCCATCCAAGAACAAATTCATCTTTTGACAGCAGCGGATATCCCCTTTCAGCTAATCCCCGGAATTAGTGCCTTTCAAGGATTAGCGGCCAAATTGGCCCTAGAATTAACGATTCCGGAATTAGTCCAGACAATTATTCTAACCCGGGTGGAAGGAAAAGCCTCTCCCATGCCAGCAAGTGAAGACTTAGCCTCTTTAGCCGCTCATAAAGCCAGTTTATGCCTATATTTAGCCGCTCGTCATGTTGACAAAGCCCAGGAAAAACTCCTACAATACTACCAGCCAGAGCAACAGGTGGCCGTTTGTTTCCGTCTCGGTTGGCCCGACGAAAAAATCTGGGTTGTCCCCCTGTCAGAGATGGCCAAATTAACCCATCGAGAAAATTTAACTAGAACTACCCTTTATCTCATTAGTCCCGCTTTAAACCAGATTACCGGAACTCGATCGCAACTTTATCACCCGCAACATTCCCATCTTTTCCGTCCTCATCCCTAA
- a CDS encoding TspO/MBR family protein, whose translation MIPSWLLIGVVGFLVALGGGLLNSRDVRWFARLRRPDWLTFERLIPLIWTIIYICGAISAYLVWEAQPANRWFLMAFYLLVELTITAYTPVTCKLRSLKAGTIIGGTGFFLGCLLALLVFPVSSWAGILLLPYLIWSPIGTYVTWEMTHLNPRDV comes from the coding sequence ATGATTCCCTCTTGGTTGCTTATCGGTGTCGTGGGATTTTTGGTAGCGTTAGGTGGGGGATTACTCAATTCTCGCGATGTACGTTGGTTTGCGCGTTTGCGTCGTCCCGATTGGTTGACCTTTGAAAGATTAATCCCTCTTATCTGGACAATTATCTATATTTGTGGCGCAATTTCTGCTTATTTAGTCTGGGAAGCTCAACCGGCTAATCGCTGGTTTTTGATGGCTTTTTATCTGTTGGTGGAATTGACTATTACTGCCTATACTCCCGTCACCTGTAAACTACGCAGTCTTAAAGCGGGAACGATTATCGGCGGTACGGGTTTTTTCTTGGGTTGTCTTCTGGCGCTCTTGGTTTTCCCTGTTTCTTCTTGGGCGGGTATCCTACTCCTACCTTACCTGATCTGGAGTCCGATCGGTACCTATGTGACTTGGGAAATGACCCATCTCAATCCTAGGGATGTATAG
- a CDS encoding translation initiation factor — protein MSKSKEKNRIAYQEFGDQSNSPAFERSIPELPPNQQNLRVQTSRSGRAGKTVTIVTGFQCQTETLTKLLKQLKAACGTGGTVKENTIEIQGDHRQKILQILIESGYKAKISGG, from the coding sequence ATGAGTAAATCAAAGGAAAAAAACCGGATTGCCTATCAGGAATTTGGAGATCAAAGTAATTCCCCAGCTTTTGAGCGTTCCATTCCTGAATTACCCCCAAATCAGCAGAATTTGCGAGTACAAACCTCCCGCTCTGGTCGTGCGGGAAAAACCGTTACCATAGTTACAGGTTTTCAATGCCAAACCGAAACTCTGACGAAATTGTTAAAACAGTTAAAAGCCGCTTGCGGGACGGGTGGTACAGTTAAAGAAAATACCATTGAGATCCAAGGAGATCATCGCCAAAAAATACTACAAATTCTTATTGAATCGGGTTACAAAGCCAAAATTAGCGGAGGATAG
- a CDS encoding HetZ-related protein 2 — protein MTTIIDELRQQWQDRLSQTEDSLTDRQRETIIKWLLGEDSQRWETLDQRDLEIAKRGLVYLWQILRQRYLKVSPTRAYRNLIDRLGACVTLRQKIRTWVSLSRDRQQAVADVLQEVIQEMLNSDRYLQSQLAWIARCTNDQATRDRLLLATLEEYALRPIRNQPLLAYRFVNYLRRQAKSGITNVPREEMIRILSDEISGDEGENSLSLLEQNAIATYEDQRTCQEAQILRVKVQESFARYLEENVSREAVTWFNLYLGGESQDAIAKAMNIPIQRIYRLREKVGYHAIKVFALKEGAELISEWLEISPKEHNFGLTLSQWQIYYAALSPTGKSVIDGLKAGKTLEEIAGELNCKRTQVVKEWTQLYLSAQSLRTKT, from the coding sequence ATGACGACAATAATCGACGAGTTAAGGCAACAATGGCAAGATCGCCTCTCGCAAACAGAGGATTCCTTAACCGATCGCCAACGGGAGACTATTATCAAGTGGTTACTCGGTGAAGATAGCCAACGTTGGGAAACTTTGGACCAGAGAGATTTAGAAATCGCTAAACGGGGATTAGTCTATCTTTGGCAAATTTTGCGGCAACGCTATCTGAAAGTTAGTCCCACCCGCGCCTATCGTAACCTGATCGATCGTCTCGGCGCTTGTGTCACTCTCCGGCAAAAAATTCGCACTTGGGTTTCCTTAAGTCGCGATCGTCAGCAAGCGGTGGCCGATGTCTTGCAAGAAGTTATTCAAGAGATGTTAAATAGCGATCGCTATCTGCAATCCCAGTTAGCATGGATCGCTCGTTGTACCAACGATCAAGCTACTCGCGATCGGCTGCTGTTAGCCACCCTGGAGGAATACGCCCTGCGTCCGATCCGCAATCAACCCCTGTTAGCCTATCGTTTTGTTAATTATCTCCGTCGTCAAGCGAAAAGCGGTATCACTAATGTGCCGCGGGAAGAAATGATCCGGATTCTCTCCGATGAAATTAGTGGCGATGAGGGGGAAAATAGCTTAAGTTTACTGGAACAAAATGCGATCGCTACCTACGAAGATCAACGCACTTGCCAAGAAGCGCAAATTCTTCGGGTAAAAGTTCAAGAGAGTTTTGCTAGGTATCTAGAGGAAAATGTTAGTCGCGAGGCAGTGACTTGGTTTAACCTCTATCTAGGCGGCGAAAGCCAAGATGCGATCGCCAAAGCGATGAATATTCCCATCCAACGGATTTATCGTCTCCGGGAAAAAGTTGGCTATCATGCGATTAAGGTTTTTGCCCTCAAGGAAGGGGCAGAATTAATCAGTGAATGGTTAGAAATCAGCCCGAAAGAGCATAATTTTGGCTTAACTCTCAGTCAATGGCAAATTTACTATGCAGCCCTTTCTCCCACGGGTAAAAGCGTTATCGATGGCTTAAAAGCGGGTAAAACCCTTGAGGAAATCGCCGGCGAATTAAACTGTAAACGCACGCAAGTGGTCAAAGAATGGACGCAACTTTATCTAAGCGCCCAAAGTCTCAGGACAAAAACCTAA
- a CDS encoding glycoside hydrolase family 31 protein produces the protein MRCSHVDIQHNYQTFTIDTKKFPDPLSMFDNLREQGVKCSTNITPVISNKDSNYQTYKEGLSNSYFVLDKRYDPDNPDSRSYQCYGGGNEYRPNDPDKIQGFNSGQPYIGEVYYGNDAYGNELGTPGHYPDFGRSEVRKWWGTQYQYLFDMGLEMVWQDMTTPAIRETRGDMKGFPFQLYVTSDFISGVTPQLTPAIKVWNFYAYNLHKATYHGLNYLPGRDNKRNFIIGRGSFTGSHRFSGLWTGDNASDWDFLRMNISQVLSLGMCGLAICGQDIGGFETSYIDNGEWASPELLIRWTVAGAFLPWFRNHYVRKGRKAFQEPFMYVEYFNERGLPIPQPQDLYKMVLPICKHYIELRYRLMQLFYDCLFENTLDGMPICRPMFLNDPQDQSLYNDQEYFLDNQFFVGKDLLISPVTKPQAETNGGKWDVYLPQGSNWYCFMNNQLPLASLVEGGTTIRDFDANLNLEGNHINFIVPIYVRSGAIIPMIELEEYVGELNKKGQPNPITLNIYPGQSGEYTMYLDDGVSRSSGVAKPENEGGYPRAKSEYRETKITHKYIDAAQKTRELKIERVHDNYRPEYETFFFVAILHDPSETQGSSGSLNKVILNNQEIQKLGNGDDNALNGASLNAWYYNPTININFIKVFDNLPSVTITLEYA, from the coding sequence GTGAGATGCTCCCATGTGGACATTCAACATAACTACCAAACTTTTACCATTGATACTAAGAAGTTTCCTGACCCTTTATCAATGTTTGATAATTTGCGAGAACAAGGGGTAAAATGCAGTACCAATATAACTCCTGTCATTAGCAACAAAGATAGCAATTATCAGACCTATAAGGAAGGATTAAGCAATAGTTATTTCGTCTTAGATAAACGTTATGACCCCGATAATCCAGATAGTCGCTCCTATCAGTGCTATGGTGGAGGCAACGAATATCGTCCCAATGATCCCGATAAAATACAAGGATTTAACAGTGGTCAACCTTATATCGGAGAAGTTTATTATGGCAATGATGCCTATGGCAATGAGTTAGGAACGCCAGGTCATTATCCTGATTTTGGGCGAAGCGAAGTGCGAAAATGGTGGGGAACCCAATATCAATATCTCTTTGATATGGGGTTAGAAATGGTCTGGCAAGATATGACAACCCCTGCTATTCGTGAGACTCGTGGGGACATGAAAGGGTTTCCTTTTCAACTCTATGTGACCAGTGATTTTATTTCTGGTGTCACACCTCAATTAACCCCTGCAATCAAAGTCTGGAACTTTTATGCTTACAATCTCCATAAAGCCACTTATCATGGACTAAATTATCTACCTGGACGGGATAATAAACGCAACTTTATCATTGGGCGAGGTAGTTTTACTGGCTCTCATCGCTTTTCAGGATTATGGACGGGAGATAATGCTTCGGATTGGGATTTTCTACGGATGAATATTTCTCAGGTTCTTTCTCTGGGAATGTGTGGATTAGCGATTTGCGGTCAAGATATAGGTGGTTTTGAAACTTCCTATATAGATAATGGTGAATGGGCAAGTCCAGAGCTTTTAATTCGCTGGACAGTGGCAGGTGCTTTCTTGCCTTGGTTCAGAAATCATTATGTCCGCAAAGGGCGTAAGGCATTCCAAGAACCTTTTATGTATGTGGAATACTTCAACGAACGGGGACTGCCTATTCCTCAACCGCAAGATTTGTATAAAATGGTATTGCCGATTTGCAAACATTATATTGAATTGCGTTATCGGTTGATGCAGCTTTTCTATGACTGTCTTTTCGAGAATACTTTGGATGGAATGCCGATTTGCCGTCCTATGTTTCTCAATGATCCTCAAGACCAGTCTCTTTATAATGATCAAGAATATTTCCTTGACAACCAGTTTTTTGTTGGCAAGGATCTTCTCATTTCTCCTGTTACCAAACCTCAAGCGGAGACGAATGGAGGTAAATGGGATGTTTATCTACCCCAAGGTAGTAATTGGTATTGTTTTATGAACAACCAACTACCTTTAGCCAGTTTAGTTGAAGGAGGAACGACGATTCGAGATTTTGATGCTAATCTTAATCTTGAGGGTAATCATATTAATTTCATTGTTCCTATCTATGTTCGTTCAGGGGCAATTATTCCCATGATTGAGCTTGAAGAATATGTGGGAGAACTGAACAAAAAAGGTCAACCTAATCCTATTACTTTGAATATTTACCCCGGTCAAAGTGGTGAATATACAATGTATTTAGATGATGGGGTTAGTCGTTCTTCAGGCGTTGCTAAACCAGAAAATGAGGGGGGATATCCAAGGGCTAAAAGTGAATATCGGGAGACAAAGATTACCCATAAATATATAGATGCAGCCCAAAAAACTCGTGAACTAAAAATAGAGCGTGTTCATGATAACTATCGGCCCGAGTACGAGACGTTTTTCTTTGTTGCTATTTTGCACGATCCTTCTGAAACTCAGGGAAGCTCTGGTTCTTTGAATAAAGTTATTCTCAACAATCAAGAAATCCAGAAATTAGGCAATGGAGATGATAATGCCCTCAATGGGGCTAGTTTGAATGCTTGGTATTACAACCCAACTATTAATATTAACTTTATTAAGGTATTTGATAATCTCCCTTCTGTCACGATAACTTTGGAGTATGCTTAG
- a CDS encoding quinone-dependent dihydroorotate dehydrogenase, translating to MTNIIDTIKPFYPLAFKAIRGNLEGTQKQLLNTLQKIDRSRQGFWGQWLISQLSESLSFSDSRLSQSLWGLNFPNPVGLAAGFDKDGLGAGLWHNFGFGFAEVGAVTLEGQPGNPKPRLFRLPEDLAGLNRMGANNLGAPVLAATLQQSWQRQPRQIPIGINLCKSKNTPLEKAPEDYLGSFRYLFPHADYFVVNVSSPNTPGLRSLQSGEQLDKILDILQTENQGRKPLLVKISPDLEWEDIITIIELAFSYQLAGIVATNTTTKRTGLTTTILPETGKPITEEAGGISGKPLRERSTEVIRFIYQQTEGNLPIIGVGGIFSLDDAWEKITAGASLLQIYTGWLYQGPWLVSNILQGLTEKLEANGLTNINQAVGINNRPLEKIKNLPLGKESRGSIHESK from the coding sequence ATGACCAATATAATTGATACAATCAAACCTTTTTACCCTCTAGCTTTCAAGGCTATTCGAGGCAATTTAGAGGGAACACAAAAACAATTATTAAATACTCTGCAAAAAATCGATCGCTCGCGGCAGGGATTTTGGGGACAATGGTTAATCTCACAATTATCAGAATCCCTCAGTTTTAGCGATTCTCGCCTATCTCAAAGCCTCTGGGGGTTAAATTTCCCCAATCCCGTCGGATTAGCGGCAGGATTCGATAAAGACGGTTTAGGGGCAGGACTTTGGCATAATTTCGGCTTTGGTTTTGCCGAGGTGGGTGCTGTCACCCTAGAAGGGCAACCGGGCAACCCAAAACCGAGATTATTTCGTTTACCAGAAGATTTGGCGGGATTAAACCGTATGGGGGCAAATAACCTCGGTGCGCCGGTTCTAGCGGCAACTCTCCAGCAATCTTGGCAACGACAACCCCGACAGATTCCCATCGGTATTAACCTCTGTAAATCGAAAAATACGCCCCTAGAAAAGGCCCCAGAGGACTATTTAGGCAGTTTTCGCTATTTATTCCCCCATGCTGATTATTTTGTCGTTAATGTTAGTTCTCCCAATACTCCCGGTTTGCGTTCCCTGCAAAGTGGTGAACAACTCGATAAAATCCTCGACATTTTACAAACAGAAAATCAAGGCAGAAAACCCCTATTAGTGAAAATTTCTCCCGATTTAGAATGGGAAGATATCATAACGATTATTGAGTTAGCTTTCTCCTATCAATTAGCGGGAATTGTCGCTACTAATACCACCACTAAACGCACGGGATTAACAACCACAATTCTGCCCGAAACTGGTAAACCAATCACTGAAGAAGCAGGGGGAATTAGTGGCAAACCTTTGCGGGAACGTTCCACGGAAGTGATCCGTTTTATCTATCAGCAAACCGAAGGTAATTTACCGATAATTGGAGTGGGAGGCATTTTTTCTCTCGATGATGCTTGGGAAAAAATTACCGCCGGTGCCAGTTTATTACAGATTTATACCGGTTGGTTATATCAGGGACCTTGGCTAGTATCAAATATTTTACAAGGATTAACAGAAAAATTAGAGGCCAATGGGTTAACTAATATTAATCAAGCGGTGGGAATTAATAATAGACCTCTGGAAAAAATCAAAAATCTTCCCTTAGGGAAAGAGTCACGGGGCAGTATTCACGAGTCAAAATAA
- a CDS encoding J domain-containing protein — protein MPQLVNYYDVLGVSRTATSDEIKKAFRRLARQYHPDVNPGDKSAEEKFKDINEAYDVLSDEEKRVEYNRSLTGIKRRGIRPGEKANSNGNGKIPRTEQDLWKFRDFSNLNTKRAKIASSPRLTRRDVEAKLTLPLEKAYQGGRQRIRLEDGRSIEVDMPAAMIDGQKIRLKGQGIEGGDLYLKITIARHPFFKIQGSDIVCQVPITPSEAIVGGFVEIPTIDGLVKMMIPKGVRSGQRLRLANKGYPTSQGERGDQLVEILLVNPPNPSPEELELYQKIRAIETFNPRQGL, from the coding sequence ATGCCACAATTAGTTAATTATTATGATGTTTTAGGAGTATCTCGCACGGCTACCAGTGACGAGATCAAAAAGGCTTTTCGACGACTGGCGCGTCAATATCATCCTGATGTTAATCCGGGGGATAAATCGGCCGAAGAAAAGTTTAAAGATATTAATGAAGCTTATGATGTTCTCTCCGATGAAGAAAAACGGGTTGAGTATAATCGTTCCTTGACGGGGATTAAGCGCCGCGGGATACGTCCGGGGGAAAAAGCGAATAGTAACGGTAATGGAAAAATACCCCGGACAGAACAGGATTTATGGAAGTTTAGAGATTTTAGTAACCTTAACACTAAGCGCGCTAAAATTGCCTCCTCTCCCCGTTTAACTCGTCGAGATGTGGAAGCAAAATTAACTTTACCTTTAGAGAAAGCCTATCAAGGTGGCAGACAAAGAATTCGTCTGGAAGATGGTAGATCAATAGAGGTTGATATGCCGGCAGCCATGATCGATGGGCAGAAAATTCGTCTCAAAGGTCAGGGTATTGAAGGGGGTGATTTATATTTAAAAATAACCATTGCTAGGCATCCCTTTTTTAAGATTCAAGGTTCCGATATTGTCTGTCAAGTGCCGATTACTCCTAGCGAGGCAATTGTGGGCGGTTTTGTGGAAATTCCTACCATTGACGGGTTAGTTAAAATGATGATTCCTAAGGGAGTGAGAAGCGGTCAAAGATTACGTTTGGCTAACAAAGGTTATCCCACTTCCCAAGGAGAAAGGGGCGATCAATTAGTGGAAATTCTCTTAGTTAATCCTCCCAATCCTAGCCCCGAAGAATTAGAACTTTATCAAAAAATACGGGCGATCGAAACTTTTAACCCTCGTCAAGGTTTATAA
- the dnaK gene encoding molecular chaperone DnaK: MGRVVGIDLGTTNSVVAVMEGGKPVVIANSEGMRTTPSVVGFNKDGELVVGQMARRQGVLNPQNTYYGVKRYIGRRYSELNPESKRVPYTIRRDEMGNIKIKCPRLQKEFAPEEISALILRRLAEEASRYLGEEVTGAVITVPAYFNDSQRQATRDAGRIAGLEVLRILNEPTAAALAYGLDEQESKKILVFDLGGGTFDVSILEVGDGVFEVKATSGDTQLGGNDFDKRIVDWLANQFLEQEGVELRQDRQALQRLTEAAEKAKIELSGVSVTDINLPFIIATEDGPKHIETRLSRAQFEELCGDLISRLRRPLKRALSDAGLSPVQLDEVVLVGGGTRMPVVKDLVRSFIDREPNQNVNPDEVVAVGAAIQAGILGGEVKDVLLLDVTPLSLGLETIGGVMKKLIPRNTTIPVRRADLFSTSENNQTVVEIHVVQGEREMASDNKSLGRFKLTGIPPAPRGIPQVQVSLDIDANGILQVTARDKMTGREQSVTIQGASTLSEGEINRMIGDAARFAEADRTRREKVDKRNRARSLVDQAQRRLKDVTLDFGNEFTRSYRRQIESLSTEIIDALEKNDDRRIDRAQADLQDVIYELNREVRLQYDEEDEGFFSAIRKTFTGDKEDDLPYEPRRDRYRQDYRPSTPGYQSDYRPNYSANQDSYRPPNQDNYYNGRNSDWSSSPRSEEKSYNNSKSNRSSGNRSRNIPPQNNWDDDDDDWF; the protein is encoded by the coding sequence ATGGGTAGAGTAGTAGGCATTGATCTAGGGACAACTAACTCCGTCGTCGCCGTGATGGAAGGCGGAAAGCCAGTGGTCATCGCCAACTCGGAAGGCATGAGAACCACCCCTTCTGTGGTCGGTTTTAATAAAGATGGGGAGTTAGTGGTCGGTCAAATGGCCCGGCGACAAGGGGTACTCAATCCCCAAAACACCTACTATGGAGTCAAACGCTACATAGGTCGTCGCTACTCGGAATTAAACCCCGAATCGAAGCGCGTCCCCTACACCATCCGCCGGGATGAGATGGGCAATATCAAAATTAAATGCCCCCGTCTGCAAAAAGAATTCGCCCCCGAAGAAATTTCCGCCCTAATTTTACGCCGATTAGCCGAAGAAGCCAGCCGTTATCTAGGGGAAGAAGTCACCGGGGCCGTAATCACCGTCCCCGCCTATTTTAATGATTCCCAACGTCAAGCCACCCGGGATGCGGGCCGAATTGCGGGGTTAGAAGTGCTGCGGATTCTCAACGAACCCACCGCCGCCGCCCTAGCCTACGGTCTCGATGAACAGGAAAGCAAGAAAATCCTCGTTTTTGACCTGGGAGGCGGTACTTTTGATGTTTCTATCCTAGAAGTGGGTGACGGCGTTTTTGAGGTGAAAGCCACCAGTGGCGACACCCAATTAGGCGGCAATGATTTCGATAAAAGAATCGTCGATTGGTTAGCCAATCAATTTTTGGAACAGGAAGGCGTGGAGCTGCGCCAAGACCGGCAAGCACTACAAAGACTCACAGAAGCGGCAGAAAAAGCCAAAATTGAACTGTCTGGGGTCAGCGTCACCGATATTAATCTGCCCTTTATCATCGCCACGGAAGACGGACCCAAACACATCGAAACTCGCCTGAGTCGCGCCCAATTTGAGGAATTATGCGGCGATTTAATCAGTCGTCTCCGTCGTCCCCTCAAACGCGCCCTTTCTGATGCCGGTTTGTCCCCCGTCCAACTAGATGAAGTGGTACTGGTCGGCGGCGGTACGCGGATGCCGGTGGTTAAGGATTTAGTGCGGAGTTTTATCGATAGGGAACCCAATCAAAATGTTAACCCCGATGAGGTTGTAGCGGTCGGGGCGGCTATTCAAGCGGGAATTTTGGGCGGCGAGGTCAAAGACGTGCTGCTCCTCGATGTAACCCCTTTATCCTTGGGTTTAGAAACCATCGGCGGTGTGATGAAAAAGTTAATCCCCCGCAATACCACTATTCCCGTCCGCAGAGCTGACCTTTTTTCCACTTCCGAAAATAATCAAACTGTGGTCGAAATCCACGTTGTGCAGGGAGAAAGGGAAATGGCCAGCGATAATAAATCCTTGGGACGTTTTAAATTAACCGGTATCCCCCCCGCACCCCGGGGTATTCCCCAAGTGCAAGTGTCCCTCGATATCGATGCTAATGGTATTCTACAAGTCACCGCTAGGGATAAAATGACCGGACGCGAGCAAAGTGTCACCATTCAAGGCGCTTCTACCCTCAGCGAAGGGGAAATTAACCGCATGATCGGCGATGCTGCCCGATTTGCCGAAGCAGATCGTACCCGTCGCGAAAAGGTCGATAAACGCAATCGCGCCCGCTCTCTGGTGGATCAAGCCCAACGACGCTTAAAAGATGTTACTCTCGATTTTGGTAATGAGTTTACCCGTTCCTATCGTCGTCAAATTGAGTCTTTGAGTACGGAAATTATCGACGCTTTGGAGAAAAATGATGACCGTCGCATCGATCGCGCCCAAGCGGATTTACAGGATGTTATTTATGAATTAAATCGCGAGGTACGGCTACAATACGACGAGGAAGACGAGGGCTTTTTTAGTGCTATTCGCAAGACTTTTACCGGGGATAAGGAAGATGATCTTCCCTACGAACCGCGCCGCGATCGTTATCGCCAGGATTATCGTCCCAGTACACCGGGTTATCAAAGTGATTATCGACCCAATTATTCGGCTAATCAAGATAGTTATCGCCCCCCCAATCAGGACAATTACTACAATGGCCGCAATAGCGATTGGTCAAGTTCCCCCCGTTCGGAGGAAAAAAGTTATAACAATAGTAAAAGTAACCGCAGCAGCGGCAATCGTTCCCGCAATATCCCCCCCCAAAATAACTGGGATGATGACGATGATGATTGGTTTTAA